The Terriglobus tenax genome contains a region encoding:
- a CDS encoding DUF5343 domain-containing protein yields MSSLPYVTAPGNIEKAFLAIKSAAVPERVSQDFVKTILQIKGGSGNQMTSFLKKIGFVNTDGAPSDLYKKFRNPQFSGWAASEALKQGYGPLYLRNEYMHKLNDDQLRGIIIEETGQGDDSSTVGLILAAIKYIKKFADFNSTAAKQQTEPNQEITVRRDPEPLSPPDISGTGIGLNLGYTINLNLPATSDIAVFNAIFKSLKENLLKNE; encoded by the coding sequence ATGTCTAGTCTTCCTTACGTTACCGCTCCTGGAAACATTGAAAAAGCTTTCTTGGCGATCAAGTCTGCTGCGGTACCTGAAAGAGTAAGTCAGGATTTCGTCAAGACCATCTTGCAAATCAAAGGTGGCTCTGGAAACCAAATGACGTCGTTTCTCAAGAAAATTGGATTTGTGAACACTGACGGCGCCCCTTCAGATCTTTATAAAAAATTTCGTAACCCACAATTTTCAGGTTGGGCAGCCTCTGAAGCTCTCAAGCAAGGATATGGGCCCTTATACCTACGTAACGAATACATGCACAAACTCAATGATGACCAACTACGTGGAATCATCATTGAAGAAACTGGTCAGGGCGACGATTCGAGCACGGTTGGACTTATTTTGGCAGCCATTAAATACATCAAGAAATTCGCTGATTTCAATTCGACTGCAGCGAAACAGCAGACCGAGCCTAACCAGGAAATAACAGTCCGCCGCGATCCCGAACCCTTATCGCCACCAGACATATCAGGGACTGGAATTGGATTAAATTTAGGATACACAATAAACCTGAACCTCCCAGCCACTTCGGACATCGCAGTTTTCAACGCCATCTTCAAGAGCCTAAAGGAGAATCTCTTAAAGAATGAATAA
- the glyA gene encoding serine hydroxymethyltransferase produces MPIDFNAPLASSDPDIAAMIEKEIHRQHEGLEMIASENFVSRAVLEAAGTVFTNKYAEGYPGKRYYGGCEYADVVENLARDRAKQLFGAEHANVQPHSGSQANASAYMTILQPGDTILGLDLAHGGHLTHGHKLNFSGKLYRVVGYQVRKDTEVVDYDELEATALREKPKVIVGGGSAYPRTFDFARMRQIADKVGAYFMVDMAHFAGLVAGGVHPSPVPHAHFVTTTTHKTLRGPRAGMVLCTQEFAQGLDRSVFPGQQGGPLMHIVAAKAVAFKEALQPEFKLYAAQVVANAKALAEALQGEGYRIISGGTDTHLMLVDVFAKGILGSEAENALGAAGITVNKNAIPYDTNPPLKPSGVRLGTPALTTRGMKEDDMRIIAKWIAEALEHRTDEGRLAKIKGQVSELAEKYPLYAYLRQ; encoded by the coding sequence ATGCCGATCGACTTCAATGCACCCCTCGCCTCCTCCGACCCAGATATCGCAGCGATGATCGAAAAAGAGATCCATCGCCAGCACGAAGGCCTGGAGATGATTGCCAGCGAGAACTTCGTCTCGCGCGCCGTGCTGGAGGCTGCCGGCACCGTTTTCACCAACAAGTACGCCGAGGGCTACCCGGGTAAGCGCTATTACGGCGGCTGCGAGTATGCCGACGTCGTCGAAAACCTGGCCCGCGACCGCGCCAAGCAGCTCTTCGGCGCCGAGCACGCCAACGTGCAGCCGCACTCCGGCTCGCAGGCCAACGCCTCGGCCTACATGACCATCCTGCAGCCGGGCGACACTATCCTCGGCCTGGACCTGGCCCACGGAGGCCACCTGACCCACGGCCACAAGCTGAACTTCAGCGGCAAGCTCTACCGCGTCGTCGGCTACCAGGTCCGCAAGGACACCGAGGTCGTTGATTACGACGAGCTGGAAGCAACAGCCCTGCGCGAAAAGCCCAAGGTCATCGTCGGCGGCGGCTCTGCCTACCCGCGCACCTTCGACTTCGCCCGCATGCGCCAGATCGCCGATAAGGTCGGCGCGTACTTCATGGTCGACATGGCCCACTTCGCGGGACTGGTTGCGGGCGGCGTGCACCCCTCGCCCGTACCGCACGCCCACTTCGTCACCACCACCACCCACAAGACGCTGCGCGGCCCCCGCGCAGGCATGGTGCTCTGCACGCAGGAGTTCGCACAGGGCCTCGACCGCTCCGTCTTCCCCGGCCAGCAGGGCGGCCCGCTGATGCACATCGTCGCGGCCAAGGCCGTTGCCTTCAAGGAAGCTCTGCAGCCCGAGTTCAAGCTCTACGCCGCACAGGTGGTCGCCAATGCCAAGGCGCTTGCGGAAGCTCTGCAGGGCGAAGGCTACCGCATCATCTCCGGCGGCACCGACACACACCTGATGCTGGTCGACGTCTTCGCCAAGGGAATCCTTGGCAGCGAGGCGGAGAACGCTCTCGGCGCAGCCGGCATCACCGTCAACAAGAACGCGATTCCGTATGACACCAATCCTCCGCTCAAGCCTTCGGGCGTTCGCCTGGGCACACCGGCGCTGACCACCCGCGGCATGAAGGAAGACGACATGCGCATTATCGCCAAGTGGATTGCCGAAGCTCTGGAGCACCGCACCGACGAGGGCCGCCTGGCAAAGATCAAGGGCCAGGTTAGCGAACTGGCGGAGAAGTACCCACTCTATGCCTATCTGCGTCAGTAG
- a CDS encoding Swt1 family HEPN domain-containing protein, which produces MNNVEDYLRSFGMSGLLVTEELRALEKELGIRLGHSQIEREVSITEYYPQFEKKVREEAASMARHYELFYCLESAIRTLISETLQESVGADWWNSTRIPDAVKKGVGERVKRDIDSGMTRRSDNAIDYTNFGELSVIIISNWDVFGTIFSSQRAVERVMNNLNLLRGPIAHCCTISDDEVQRLQLSVRDWFRMIG; this is translated from the coding sequence ATGAATAACGTAGAAGACTATTTACGTTCTTTCGGAATGTCTGGGTTATTAGTTACAGAAGAGCTTCGTGCATTAGAGAAAGAGTTGGGTATTCGACTTGGCCATTCTCAAATCGAAAGAGAAGTGAGTATTACTGAGTACTATCCTCAGTTCGAGAAAAAAGTGCGAGAAGAAGCTGCTTCTATGGCACGCCACTATGAGCTTTTTTATTGTCTCGAAAGCGCGATTAGGACACTAATATCCGAAACCCTTCAAGAGAGTGTGGGAGCGGATTGGTGGAATAGCACCCGCATCCCTGATGCAGTAAAAAAGGGCGTGGGCGAGAGAGTTAAGCGTGATATCGACAGCGGTATGACTCGCCGATCGGATAATGCGATTGACTACACGAACTTTGGGGAGCTCTCGGTCATTATCATTTCGAATTGGGATGTGTTTGGCACAATTTTTAGTAGCCAAAGAGCCGTTGAGCGAGTGATGAATAACCTGAATCTTCTTAGAGGCCCTATCGCCCATTGCTGTACGATCAGCGACGATGAGGTCCAGCGATTGCAACTATCTGTTCGTGACTGGTTCCGGATGATCGGATGA
- a CDS encoding alpha/beta hydrolase family protein, giving the protein MQRLGTAVVLVAASISVLGQGKPPAGKESPARSALIQQLTTTADGMLAKRAATVATIHTEDDAKNRQAQVRAKILQLIGGLPGEKERGLLSPQIVGQWQGDGFRVERVIYQSLPRFYVTANLYLPQGDGPFPAILETPGHSPEGKAGEYAFASNFARNGIAVLAIDPLGQGERLQYLDPATGKSRMERPTGEHAEASLQPMLIGDHISRYFINDGMRGVDYLLTRPEIDPRRIAAFGCSGGGTDTAYLTALDPRIKIAGVACYMGRFEELLPSATGVQEAEQTIPRFIAEGLNIPDWAELAAPRPYAVISTTEDMFPFAGAKAAVEEIRGFYSHFGAEKNVQWITGPGPHGNLRPIFGQILDFFRTGLAVQTARVEPVFGQKPPADALQCTKTGQVGSSFADAETVSSLNRARMPRKLAIMSRSLPPLPKRIRTATGATILPGAATLKADRAMAKTNNAMLPGVLHADVDVPLAMITPASTKKLPLTILLARDVTSDATHEVMHKAAAASGGNVLAVGMRPSPAGGEEQKAKALGDFYLLNLRALLVGKTLVGMRIDDLIAATNWACTQRTFDCGNITAIAEDGLGPVLLQAAVLDSRLKHLQPGDAPTWSSIVKQPITTNAPENLVPGVVLSYDIPELKQALRLKP; this is encoded by the coding sequence ATGCAGAGATTGGGTACAGCGGTTGTTCTTGTGGCGGCAAGCATCAGTGTTCTGGGACAGGGAAAACCTCCCGCAGGCAAGGAATCCCCGGCGCGCAGCGCGTTGATTCAACAGCTCACCACCACCGCTGATGGCATGCTGGCCAAACGCGCCGCCACCGTTGCCACCATCCACACGGAAGACGACGCAAAGAACCGCCAGGCCCAGGTCCGCGCCAAAATTCTGCAGTTGATCGGCGGCCTGCCCGGCGAAAAGGAACGCGGCCTGCTCAGTCCGCAGATCGTAGGCCAGTGGCAGGGCGATGGCTTCCGCGTTGAGCGCGTTATCTACCAGAGCCTTCCGCGCTTCTACGTCACCGCGAACCTCTACCTGCCCCAGGGCGACGGACCGTTTCCCGCAATCCTGGAAACACCCGGCCACTCCCCCGAGGGCAAAGCAGGCGAGTACGCCTTCGCCAGCAACTTCGCGCGCAACGGCATCGCCGTGCTGGCCATTGACCCGCTTGGCCAGGGCGAGCGCTTGCAATATCTTGACCCCGCCACCGGCAAATCCCGGATGGAGCGCCCCACCGGCGAGCACGCCGAGGCCAGCCTGCAGCCCATGCTCATCGGCGACCACATCTCGCGCTATTTCATCAATGACGGCATGCGCGGCGTCGACTACCTGCTGACCCGCCCGGAGATTGACCCCAGGCGCATCGCGGCATTCGGCTGCTCCGGCGGAGGTACCGACACCGCTTATCTCACCGCACTCGACCCGCGCATCAAGATAGCCGGCGTCGCCTGTTACATGGGCCGCTTTGAAGAACTTCTGCCCTCCGCTACCGGCGTGCAGGAGGCTGAGCAGACCATCCCCCGCTTCATCGCCGAAGGCCTCAACATCCCCGACTGGGCCGAACTGGCCGCACCCCGCCCCTACGCCGTCATCTCCACCACCGAAGACATGTTCCCCTTCGCCGGAGCCAAAGCCGCCGTCGAAGAGATTCGGGGCTTCTACAGCCACTTCGGCGCAGAGAAAAACGTCCAGTGGATCACTGGCCCCGGACCCCACGGCAACCTGCGTCCCATCTTCGGCCAGATCCTCGACTTCTTCCGCACCGGCCTCGCCGTACAGACCGCCCGGGTCGAACCCGTCTTCGGACAGAAGCCACCCGCCGACGCCCTGCAATGCACAAAGACCGGCCAGGTAGGCTCCAGCTTCGCGGATGCCGAAACGGTCTCCTCACTGAATCGCGCGCGCATGCCCCGGAAGCTGGCGATCATGTCTCGCTCTTTGCCGCCGCTGCCGAAGCGCATCCGCACCGCAACCGGAGCCACCATCCTCCCCGGTGCGGCGACCCTCAAGGCCGACCGCGCGATGGCCAAAACCAACAACGCCATGCTCCCCGGCGTTCTGCACGCCGATGTCGACGTTCCGCTGGCCATGATCACACCAGCCAGTACAAAAAAACTGCCTCTGACCATCCTGCTCGCTCGCGACGTGACCAGCGATGCCACCCACGAAGTGATGCACAAGGCCGCCGCAGCCAGCGGAGGCAACGTACTCGCCGTCGGCATGCGCCCCTCACCCGCAGGCGGGGAAGAGCAGAAGGCCAAAGCTCTGGGCGACTTCTACCTGCTGAACCTGCGCGCCCTGCTGGTTGGCAAAACTCTGGTCGGCATGCGTATCGACGACCTGATCGCCGCCACCAACTGGGCCTGCACCCAGCGCACCTTCGATTGCGGCAACATCACTGCCATCGCAGAAGACGGCCTTGGCCCTGTGCTCCTGCAGGCCGCCGTGCTCGACAGCCGCCTCAAGCATTTGCAGCCCGGGGACGCACCCACTTGGAGCAGCATCGTCAAGCAGCCCATCACCACCAACGCTCCGGAGAACCTGGTACCGGGTGTTGTACTCAGCTATGACATTCCTGAACTGAAGCAGGCGCTGCGGCTCAAACCGTAG
- a CDS encoding alpha/beta hydrolase, with amino-acid sequence MPIAHDWFIDLRAHSHGGPVGTLKITDGQGGLYSVADLRSAINGQDVLLMAHGYNVNRPNGVVSLNNFKAALAAPAPFFIGILWPGDCILPIFIDYVWEGGEANKSGDLLGQFVASQLAPVALSISYASHSLGARVVLRALAAMGKGAKVRQAVLMAAAVENNSLTADFDNAADAVEHISVVASRKDYVLELAYPPGNLVGSLFDEDSPNLKAALGRSGPTQNRDNLWPTAKLPDSWNYGHLDYLSHDPMAGVIPEMDTVPDPASTSKWPANLPVALETAKWKPCWSPSFLSSRWHKS; translated from the coding sequence ATGCCCATCGCACACGACTGGTTTATTGATCTGAGAGCGCACTCGCATGGCGGCCCGGTTGGCACGCTGAAGATCACCGACGGGCAGGGCGGTCTTTATAGCGTTGCCGACCTGCGATCCGCGATCAACGGGCAGGATGTGCTGTTGATGGCGCATGGCTATAACGTGAACCGGCCCAATGGCGTGGTGTCACTGAACAACTTCAAAGCGGCCCTGGCCGCGCCTGCGCCGTTCTTTATCGGCATTCTTTGGCCGGGCGACTGCATCCTGCCTATCTTTATCGACTATGTATGGGAGGGCGGCGAAGCCAACAAGAGCGGTGACCTGCTTGGCCAGTTTGTCGCCAGTCAGTTGGCTCCCGTGGCGTTGTCGATCTCGTATGCTTCGCACTCGCTGGGGGCGCGGGTGGTGCTGCGCGCGCTGGCGGCCATGGGTAAGGGAGCGAAGGTGCGGCAGGCGGTGCTGATGGCTGCCGCGGTCGAGAACAATTCCCTGACGGCGGATTTTGACAACGCCGCGGACGCGGTCGAGCATATCTCGGTGGTCGCATCGCGCAAGGACTACGTGCTGGAGCTGGCGTATCCGCCTGGGAACCTGGTTGGATCGCTCTTTGATGAGGACAGCCCGAATCTGAAGGCCGCGCTGGGCCGCTCCGGGCCAACGCAGAACCGGGACAACCTCTGGCCCACGGCAAAGCTGCCCGATAGCTGGAACTACGGCCACCTGGACTACCTGTCGCACGACCCGATGGCGGGTGTCATACCAGAGATGGATACCGTGCCTGATCCGGCGAGCACGTCCAAGTGGCCAGCGAATCTACCGGTAGCACTGGAGACCGCCAAGTGGAAGCCATGCTGGTCTCCTTCGTTTCTTTCGAGCCGCTGGCATAAGAGTTAA
- a CDS encoding SPFH domain-containing protein encodes MFNEILNKAGGGNFDDDNGKRMLRLLLKWGGIAVLVIIALNLFFSYFVSITRIGAGYEGVEISLSGSQRGASEIPIRTGWVFYSPLKSQIIEFPTFVQTVKWTQDTTEGRGTNEQMSFNSKEGMEIYADVSLSYAIDPARVPDFYVKYRVNDLAHFTHGILRDVVRNSLNEVASTYTVEQIYGENKTEFLMKVQQMIQQKMDPVGVGIQQFGFIGAPRVPSVIASAITSKAQAIQSAERARNELAETQAEAAKQIAAAEGEAKASVTRAQGEAEANRIRQTSITPQLLELRKLENQRALIERWNGALPSVQTGNGQMLMELPSVK; translated from the coding sequence ATGTTCAACGAAATTCTCAATAAGGCCGGCGGCGGCAACTTCGACGACGACAACGGCAAACGAATGCTTCGCCTCCTGCTCAAGTGGGGTGGCATCGCGGTACTGGTCATCATCGCCCTGAACCTTTTCTTCAGCTACTTCGTCAGTATCACGCGCATCGGTGCGGGCTACGAAGGCGTGGAGATCTCGCTCAGCGGCTCACAGCGTGGCGCCAGTGAAATTCCCATCCGTACCGGATGGGTCTTCTACAGCCCGCTGAAGTCGCAAATCATCGAGTTTCCTACCTTCGTTCAGACAGTGAAGTGGACGCAGGATACGACGGAAGGCCGCGGCACGAATGAGCAGATGAGCTTCAACTCGAAGGAGGGAATGGAGATCTACGCCGACGTCTCGCTGAGCTACGCGATTGACCCCGCACGTGTGCCGGACTTCTACGTAAAGTACCGCGTCAATGACCTGGCCCACTTTACGCACGGCATTCTGCGCGACGTGGTACGTAACTCTCTGAACGAGGTAGCCAGCACCTACACGGTGGAACAGATCTACGGAGAGAACAAGACCGAGTTCCTGATGAAGGTGCAGCAGATGATCCAGCAGAAGATGGATCCTGTGGGCGTCGGCATCCAGCAGTTCGGCTTCATCGGAGCGCCGCGCGTTCCCTCGGTCATTGCCTCTGCCATCACCTCGAAGGCGCAGGCGATCCAGAGTGCCGAACGCGCCCGCAACGAGCTGGCCGAGACCCAGGCCGAAGCCGCCAAGCAGATTGCCGCGGCTGAAGGTGAAGCCAAGGCCAGCGTAACGCGTGCCCAGGGTGAGGCGGAAGCCAACCGCATCCGCCAGACCTCGATCACGCCGCAACTGCTTGAGCTCCGCAAGCTGGAAAACCAGCGCGCGCTGATCGAACGCTGGAACGGCGCCCTGCCCAGCGTCCAGACCGGCAACGGCCAGATGCTGATGGAGCTGCCCAGCGTAAAGTAA
- a CDS encoding GIY-YIG nuclease family protein, producing the protein MSREYVFYVYILASRSRTLYVGMTNNVVRRHTEHAGGRKGSFTARYKIDRLVYYERHQYVRNAIAREKELKDWSREKKVELIEKVNPTWEDLSTAFSRNYRGEPLV; encoded by the coding sequence ATGTCGCGGGAGTATGTTTTCTACGTCTACATTCTGGCCAGCCGCTCGCGGACGCTGTATGTAGGGATGACGAACAACGTTGTGCGTCGCCATACTGAGCATGCTGGTGGGCGTAAGGGGTCGTTTACTGCTCGGTACAAGATTGACCGGCTGGTTTATTACGAACGGCACCAATATGTGCGGAATGCGATTGCTCGTGAAAAAGAGTTGAAGGATTGGAGCCGCGAGAAGAAGGTGGAGTTGATTGAGAAGGTGAATCCTACTTGGGAGGACTTGTCGACGGCATTTTCCCGGAATTACCGGGGTGAGCCGCTGGTTTAG
- a CDS encoding glutathione peroxidase, producing the protein MANLTSIPLETITDTPTTLAEYSGKVLLIVNVASKCGFTPQYAGLEALFRKYSEKGLVVLGFPANDFGGQEPGTNQEIAKFCSLSYDVSFPMFAKIGVTGSSIHPLYKALIEAQPKAVSTTGKDMAADLRGYGLPVTDPPEVLWNFEKFLVGRNGEVVARFAPDTTPEDPALVAAIEAELAK; encoded by the coding sequence ATGGCAAATCTGACCTCGATCCCTCTGGAAACCATTACCGATACTCCCACCACTCTGGCGGAGTACTCCGGCAAGGTGTTGTTGATTGTGAATGTGGCTTCGAAGTGTGGGTTTACGCCGCAGTATGCGGGGTTGGAGGCGCTTTTTCGGAAGTACTCCGAGAAGGGGTTGGTGGTGTTGGGCTTTCCTGCGAATGATTTTGGTGGGCAGGAGCCGGGGACCAATCAGGAGATTGCGAAGTTCTGTTCGCTCAGCTACGACGTCAGCTTTCCGATGTTTGCCAAGATTGGCGTGACCGGGTCGTCGATCCATCCGCTTTATAAGGCGCTGATTGAGGCGCAGCCGAAGGCTGTTTCCACCACCGGGAAGGACATGGCCGCCGATCTGCGCGGGTATGGGCTGCCGGTGACCGATCCGCCGGAGGTTTTGTGGAACTTTGAGAAGTTCCTGGTGGGGCGGAATGGCGAGGTGGTGGCGCGGTTTGCTCCGGATACCACACCGGAGGACCCGGCGCTGGTGGCGGCGATCGAGGCGGAGCTGGCGAAGTAG
- the dnaN gene encoding DNA polymerase III subunit beta translates to MTTTATPLQAAASATPAGNLEITISRGDLLRELTAAQSVVERKTTIPILSNFLFEADGERLTITATDLDQSLRTSTTAKVKKAGACTIPARKLYDYIKLLPEGEISIKLMDNHWVQIRAGRSNTKMVGMARANFPTVPEFPEAGGLKISVAGLRSMISKTIFAISSEESRYTLNGALLVLKSESMAMVATDGHRLAHIERLNETIAGISGEKKTLIPRKCLGELSSLLANTEDDTLEFADDEQTLYFRVGGRVLTSRKLTGQFPNYEAVLPRDNNKFVIVRSEDLMGAIQRVAQFADERSGAIKIRLEQNELKISSSSTDSGESEDSIETPYSYDPLVVGFNSQYLVDFLKAIGNTGEVRLEFKDAQSAGQMRPEDTNEDQKYRYILMPMRI, encoded by the coding sequence ATGACGACTACTGCTACTCCGCTTCAGGCCGCAGCATCGGCGACGCCGGCCGGCAATCTTGAAATCACGATCTCGCGCGGCGATCTTTTGCGGGAGCTGACGGCGGCGCAGTCCGTGGTGGAGCGCAAGACGACGATTCCGATCCTCTCGAACTTTCTGTTTGAGGCCGACGGCGAGCGCCTGACCATTACGGCGACGGATCTGGACCAGTCGCTGCGGACCTCGACCACCGCGAAGGTGAAGAAGGCTGGGGCCTGCACGATTCCGGCGCGCAAGCTGTATGACTACATCAAGCTGCTGCCCGAGGGCGAGATCAGCATCAAGCTGATGGACAACCACTGGGTGCAGATCCGTGCCGGCCGTTCGAACACCAAGATGGTGGGCATGGCGCGCGCGAACTTCCCCACCGTGCCGGAGTTTCCGGAGGCAGGCGGGTTGAAGATCTCGGTTGCCGGGCTGCGCAGCATGATCTCGAAGACAATTTTTGCCATCAGCAGCGAGGAGTCGCGCTACACGCTGAACGGCGCGCTGCTGGTGCTGAAGTCGGAGTCGATGGCGATGGTTGCCACCGATGGCCATCGCCTGGCGCATATTGAGCGGCTGAACGAGACGATTGCTGGAATTTCGGGCGAGAAGAAGACGCTGATTCCGCGTAAGTGCCTGGGTGAGCTGTCCTCGCTGCTGGCCAACACCGAGGACGACACGCTGGAGTTTGCCGACGACGAGCAGACGCTGTACTTCCGCGTGGGCGGTCGCGTGCTGACCAGCCGCAAGCTGACCGGCCAGTTCCCCAACTACGAGGCCGTTCTGCCGCGCGACAACAACAAGTTTGTGATCGTCCGCAGCGAAGACCTGATGGGTGCGATCCAGCGCGTGGCTCAGTTTGCCGACGAGCGGTCGGGCGCGATCAAGATCCGTCTGGAACAGAACGAACTGAAGATCAGCTCGTCGTCGACGGATTCGGGCGAGTCGGAAGACTCCATCGAGACGCCGTACAGCTACGATCCGCTGGTGGTTGGTTTCAACTCGCAGTACCTGGTGGACTTCCTGAAGGCGATTGGCAACACCGGCGAGGTTCGTCTGGAGTTCAAGGATGCCCAGTCGGCCGGCCAGATGCGCCCCGAGGATACAAACGAAGACCAGAAGTACCGCTACATCCTGATGCCGATGCGCATCTGA
- a CDS encoding mercuric reductase translates to MPEQFDAIVIGAGQAGVPLAKAMAEHGWKTAMIERKWIGGTCVNVGCTPTKTMVGNARVAYQIGRAAEFGVVLPDSFSVDMAKVRERKDGIVLKSRHGNEKRLTDAGVETLFGEASFTGPNSISVAMNDGGTRELTAKHIMINTGTRPALPDLDGLEGVPYLTNESIMELDAVPEHLIVLGASYIALEFGQMFRRFGSKVTVIERGERFLPREDMDIEEELLKILREDGIEVLLCGHARCTSGDAQQVTLELGVHDAPTVVTGTHLLVAVGRTPNSDRLALDKAGIATDKHGYIPVNDRLETGVPGVYALGDVKGGPAFTHISYDDFRIIRANLLNNGNGDGGNTSTKNREINYTMFTDPELGRIGLNEQEAREQGRKIRVASCPVNYMARANEQGDPRGLLKVVIDADTDLILGASMLSIDGGELAAMIQIAMMGGLKYQQLREAVWSHPAKAEVLNTIFGYIRE, encoded by the coding sequence ATGCCAGAACAGTTCGACGCAATCGTCATCGGAGCAGGACAGGCCGGAGTACCACTCGCCAAAGCCATGGCCGAGCACGGCTGGAAGACCGCCATGATTGAGCGCAAATGGATTGGCGGTACCTGCGTCAACGTCGGCTGCACGCCCACCAAAACCATGGTGGGCAACGCGCGTGTTGCGTACCAGATCGGCCGCGCCGCGGAGTTCGGCGTGGTGCTGCCCGACAGCTTCTCCGTCGACATGGCCAAAGTGCGCGAGCGCAAGGACGGCATCGTGCTCAAGTCGCGCCACGGCAATGAGAAGCGTCTGACCGACGCCGGCGTGGAAACCCTCTTCGGGGAAGCCAGCTTCACCGGCCCCAACTCTATCTCCGTCGCCATGAATGACGGCGGCACACGCGAGCTGACCGCGAAACACATCATGATCAACACCGGCACGCGCCCCGCCTTGCCTGATCTGGACGGACTGGAAGGCGTGCCTTACCTGACCAACGAATCCATCATGGAACTGGACGCTGTGCCCGAACACCTCATCGTCCTCGGCGCCAGCTACATTGCGCTGGAGTTCGGACAGATGTTTCGCCGATTCGGCAGCAAGGTCACCGTCATCGAACGTGGCGAGCGCTTCCTTCCCAGGGAAGACATGGACATCGAGGAAGAGCTGCTGAAGATCCTGCGCGAGGACGGCATCGAAGTCCTTCTCTGCGGCCACGCCCGCTGTACCAGCGGCGACGCACAGCAGGTCACGCTGGAGCTTGGCGTTCACGATGCACCCACGGTCGTCACCGGCACGCATCTTCTGGTCGCCGTCGGGCGCACGCCAAACTCTGACAGGCTCGCTCTCGACAAGGCCGGCATCGCCACCGACAAGCACGGCTACATCCCTGTAAACGATCGTCTCGAAACCGGTGTCCCCGGAGTCTACGCACTGGGGGACGTGAAGGGTGGCCCCGCCTTCACCCATATCTCCTACGACGACTTCCGGATCATTCGGGCCAACCTGCTGAACAACGGCAACGGAGACGGTGGTAACACCAGCACCAAAAACCGCGAGATCAACTACACCATGTTCACAGACCCCGAACTGGGCCGCATCGGCTTGAACGAGCAGGAGGCGCGCGAGCAGGGAAGAAAGATCAGGGTCGCAAGCTGCCCGGTCAACTACATGGCCCGCGCCAACGAGCAGGGCGATCCCCGCGGCCTTCTGAAGGTCGTCATCGACGCCGACACGGATCTCATCCTGGGCGCATCCATGCTTTCGATTGACGGTGGGGAGCTGGCAGCCATGATCCAGATCGCCATGATGGGCGGCCTGAAATACCAGCAGCTACGCGAGGCCGTATGGTCGCACCCGGCAAAGGCCGAAGTACTGAACACCATCTTCGGCTACATCCGCGAGTAG
- a CDS encoding PEGA domain-containing protein, producing the protein MHRSFISLALVCLLSLGDSLYAQQTTPPPASAVSATPAAQEEPPRPAIPNTLMDGTEVKLRLSETISSADAHVGQQVPFEVTEDIVVQGVTIIPKGSAALATVTTAEPKKRMGRGGKLDVNIDSTRLTTGEKIQLRAVKNTKGGGHVGAMTGAMVATGIVFFPAAPLFLFMHGKDITIPKGTEVTAFVQGDTKLDMAKLNPFAAPVAASSAPVMASLNVESSVPGADIEIDGVFMGNTPSAVTVTPGVHTVTVKKKGYTDWTRKMNVAGSGARLNAELETQ; encoded by the coding sequence ATGCATCGTTCATTTATTTCCTTGGCGCTCGTCTGCCTTCTTTCCCTTGGTGATTCTCTTTACGCACAGCAAACAACTCCTCCGCCGGCTTCCGCAGTTTCTGCTACGCCCGCAGCACAGGAGGAACCACCGCGTCCTGCGATCCCCAACACCCTCATGGACGGCACAGAGGTCAAACTGCGCCTCTCGGAAACCATCTCCTCCGCCGACGCACACGTTGGCCAGCAGGTCCCATTCGAAGTAACGGAAGACATCGTTGTACAGGGCGTCACCATCATTCCCAAAGGCTCAGCCGCCCTGGCAACCGTCACCACCGCTGAACCGAAAAAGCGTATGGGACGCGGTGGCAAGCTCGACGTCAATATCGACAGCACCCGCCTCACCACAGGTGAAAAAATTCAGCTCCGCGCCGTCAAAAACACCAAAGGCGGCGGACACGTCGGAGCCATGACGGGAGCCATGGTCGCCACCGGCATCGTCTTCTTTCCGGCTGCCCCACTCTTCCTCTTCATGCACGGCAAAGACATCACTATTCCGAAAGGAACGGAAGTCACTGCCTTCGTACAGGGCGACACCAAGCTCGACATGGCAAAACTCAATCCATTTGCCGCGCCTGTCGCAGCGTCATCCGCCCCGGTAATGGCCAGCCTGAATGTCGAATCCTCTGTCCCAGGCGCGGACATCGAGATCGACGGCGTCTTCATGGGAAACACACCCTCAGCCGTCACCGTAACCCCGGGCGTCCATACCGTAACTGTCAAGAAAAAGGGCTACACCGACTGGACCCGCAAGATGAACGTAGCCGGCAGCGGAGCACGGCTCAACGCGGAGTTAGAAACCCAGTAA